The proteins below come from a single Candidatus Woesearchaeota archaeon genomic window:
- a CDS encoding RNA-processing protein (similar to yeast Dim2p protein that is essential for 40S ribosomal subunit; structural studies show binding to 3' end of 16S rRNA in complex with archaeal IF2 alpha), translated as MPEFAYDLKIPKERIAVLIGKNGETKAQLEEATSSNLDIDSKEGDVTITGNDAIGLYSAREIIKAIGRGFNPEIALLLTKQDYVLEILEVTDYVKDKKSHMERIKGRVIGTGGKTRKTIETLTGCSVSVYGKTIGIIGEAESATIARRAVESLLNGSPHKNVYKWLEKRYKELQMRQFAERNL; from the coding sequence ATGCCAGAATTCGCGTATGATCTCAAAATACCAAAAGAAAGGATAGCTGTACTGATAGGAAAGAACGGAGAGACAAAAGCACAGCTCGAAGAAGCGACCAGCTCCAACCTGGATATAGATTCAAAGGAAGGGGATGTGACGATAACAGGAAATGATGCAATAGGGCTTTATTCAGCGAGAGAGATCATCAAAGCGATCGGCCGCGGATTCAATCCCGAGATTGCACTGCTACTCACAAAACAGGATTATGTCCTCGAGATCCTTGAGGTCACAGATTATGTCAAGGACAAGAAAAGCCACATGGAAAGGATAAAAGGAAGAGTGATAGGGACAGGCGGCAAGACAAGGAAGACAATAGAGACCCTGACAGGATGCTCTGTCTCTGTGTACGGAAAGACAATCGGAATAATCGGAGAGGCAGAGTCAGCGACAATCGCAAGGAGAGCAGTCGAGTCATTGCTGAACGGAAGCCCGCACAAGAATGTCTACAAATGGCTCGAGAAAAGATACAAAGAATTGCAGATGAGACAATTTGCAGAAAGGAACCTATAG
- a CDS encoding DNA primase — MGKISPVSAKYIVHTTIDIEGVVDRPDVIGAIFGQTEGLLGSDLELRELQRSGRIGRIEVDVETKNGKTKGNIIIPSSLDKAETSIIAAALEIIQRIGPCNAKIKVENIEDVRISKRNFVIERAKELLKGLMDNVLPDSQELTDEVAYSVRIMECQEYGRERLPAGPAIDESDEVIVVEGRADVLNLLKHGIKNSIAINGTNIPQTIMELSRKKIVTVFVDGDRGGDLIIKEILEVGEIDYVTKAPDGKEVEEITKKEIHKALRSRMTAEQAKLEIGARKDLDQERSRRPTISNGNRDQRRDFQQKRDFRPPEQRDRPQPPVQRPRITDEEKAKFKEMLEGLIGTRGAFVLDDKLNILGKVPITELQSTLKSLNRGIYAVVMDGNIDKNLLQMAERSQVKFLVAMDAKVKPTGPHITIVTGANL; from the coding sequence ATGGGTAAGATAAGCCCGGTATCTGCAAAATATATAGTCCATACCACTATTGATATTGAGGGTGTTGTTGACAGGCCTGATGTCATTGGCGCGATTTTCGGCCAGACAGAGGGATTATTGGGATCTGATCTCGAGCTCAGGGAGCTCCAGAGGTCTGGAAGGATTGGCAGGATTGAGGTCGATGTCGAGACAAAGAACGGTAAGACAAAGGGCAATATAATAATCCCTTCTTCGCTTGACAAGGCTGAGACATCCATCATTGCAGCTGCCTTGGAGATCATCCAGAGGATAGGTCCGTGCAATGCGAAGATCAAGGTCGAGAACATCGAGGATGTCAGGATTTCTAAGAGGAATTTTGTCATAGAGAGGGCCAAGGAACTGCTGAAAGGCCTGATGGACAATGTCCTGCCTGACTCGCAGGAGCTCACCGATGAGGTGGCCTATTCTGTGAGGATTATGGAGTGCCAGGAGTACGGGAGGGAGCGTCTTCCTGCAGGCCCCGCGATCGACGAGTCTGACGAGGTCATTGTGGTCGAGGGCCGGGCTGATGTCCTTAACCTCCTGAAGCATGGCATCAAGAACTCTATCGCAATAAACGGCACCAACATACCTCAGACCATAATGGAGCTCTCCAGGAAGAAGATCGTGACTGTCTTTGTCGACGGTGACAGGGGCGGTGATCTGATAATTAAGGAGATCCTTGAGGTCGGCGAGATAGATTATGTTACAAAGGCCCCTGACGGCAAGGAAGTCGAGGAGATCACAAAGAAGGAGATCCACAAGGCTTTGAGGAGCAGGATGACTGCTGAGCAGGCCAAGCTTGAGATAGGCGCGAGGAAGGACCTTGATCAGGAGAGGTCCAGGAGGCCTACGATAAGCAATGGCAACAGGGATCAGAGGCGTGATTTCCAGCAGAAGAGGGATTTCAGGCCGCCTGAACAGAGGGACAGGCCGCAGCCGCCGGTGCAGAGGCCCAGGATCACTGATGAGGAGAAGGCCAAGTTCAAGGAGATGCTTGAGGGCCTTATCGGGACAAGGGGTGCTTTTGTGCTAGACGACAAGCTGAACATCCTAGGCAAGGTCCCCATTACAGAGCTCCAGTCCACACTGAAGAGCCTGAACAGGGGAATCTATGCTGTTGTCATGGACGGCAACATCGACAAGAACCTGCTCCAGATGGCAGAGAGATCGCAGGTGAAGTTCCTTGTCGCCATGGACGCAAAGGTCAAGCCGACCGGCCCGCACATCACTATCGTGACAGGCGCGAACCTTTGA
- a CDS encoding PRC-barrel domain-containing protein produces the protein MIKMKKISESYEMKVFTDNGDYFGDVEEAILTKNKVFGWRVKSTKSSFLNRVLGSAKGVIIPHQLVKAIGDIMVISKSAVPSYNPEEEKE, from the coding sequence ATGATCAAGATGAAGAAAATCAGCGAATCCTATGAGATGAAAGTCTTCACAGACAATGGCGATTATTTCGGCGATGTCGAAGAGGCAATCCTCACAAAAAACAAGGTGTTCGGCTGGAGAGTCAAGTCCACAAAATCAAGTTTCCTTAACCGGGTCCTGGGAAGCGCGAAAGGAGTCATCATCCCGCACCAGCTGGTCAAGGCCATAGGTGACATCATGGTGATAAGCAAATCAGCTGTGCCTTCCTATAATCCGGAAGAAGAGAAGGAATAA
- a CDS encoding TraB/GumN family protein — protein sequence MDNLLIVGTSHIASQSVKEVNEAFEGFRPDIIAVELDPHRLYALTHKQKGFSFRDAMSVGFTGFLFSLIGGFIQKRLGRIVGMDPGSEMLEAVRIAKAKKVRFALIDQDIQITLARFSKSLTWREKFRIVGDIFSGIFFRKRQMSKYGLDSIDLDKVPEQELIRKMISIIRKRYPNIYKVLIHERNRYMADRLSYILEHEPDRRVLAVVGAGHKDGMEKMLSKGAAPASPDYSFSYEFKS from the coding sequence ATGGATAATCTGCTGATTGTCGGGACTTCTCACATTGCAAGCCAGAGTGTGAAGGAGGTGAATGAGGCTTTTGAGGGTTTCAGGCCTGATATCATCGCTGTTGAGCTTGATCCCCATCGCCTCTATGCCCTGACCCATAAGCAGAAGGGCTTCTCTTTCAGGGATGCCATGAGTGTGGGTTTCACCGGTTTTCTCTTCAGCCTGATCGGAGGCTTCATCCAGAAGAGGCTCGGCAGGATTGTCGGCATGGATCCTGGCTCTGAGATGCTTGAGGCAGTGAGGATTGCAAAGGCTAAGAAAGTGAGGTTTGCGCTGATTGACCAGGACATCCAGATAACCTTGGCCCGTTTCTCGAAATCCCTGACATGGAGAGAGAAATTTAGGATTGTGGGTGATATTTTCTCTGGAATATTCTTCAGGAAGAGGCAGATGAGCAAGTATGGGCTGGATTCCATTGACCTTGATAAGGTGCCTGAGCAGGAGCTCATCAGGAAGATGATAAGCATCATCAGGAAGCGTTATCCTAACATATATAAGGTGCTTATCCATGAGCGCAACAGGTACATGGCTGATCGCTTGTCATATATTCTGGAGCATGAGCCTGACAGGAGGGTCCTTGCTGTTGTTGGTGCAGGCCATAAGGATGGCATGGAGAAGATGCTTTCTAAAGGGGCTGCCCCTGCTTCTCCTGACTACTCTTTCTCGTATGAATTCAAAAGCTGA
- a CDS encoding DEAD/DEAH box helicase: MIKNFEPRLYQQTVVSTCVDYNTLVILPTGMGKTNIFLMLAAHRLRNYPNSKILLLGPTRPLIDQYLDVFRTNFDIAEDQMAIFTGMISPEKRQKLWQSSKIIFSTPQGLENDLISGKISLEDVSLIGFDESHRAVGDYSYVFIAKNYYNKAKYPRILGLTASPGHDLEKISEVCRNLFIEEIEIRTEDDPDVKPYIQDVAISWVKVELPDDFRLIQKNLKHCFDSKLQTIKDNGYIKGLKSTLMGKKELLSIMGSLHKDIAGGNKDFDLMRAVSLLAEAMKVQHALELLESQGITPLFQYMEKLNNDARTSNVKAVQNLVRDLNFRTAYYRARELFEKGVEHPKLERLREMVKSELSKGQDVKIIVFNQFRDSALKIVSELKKIDGVNPVLFVGQMKKKDTGMSQKEQQEVLEKFRDNGFNVLVATSVAEEGLDIPAVDTVIFYEPVPSVIRTIQRKGRTGRQEKGKVFVLMTKGTRDEGYRWSAHHKENKMYRTLHELKTSMKLKKPRKEAPLDGFLSETPLYVYADLREKGSGIMKDLIGKGFSIQLKNLEVGDYVLSSRCAVEIKTVPDFVDSIIDGRLLSQLKELKKNFERPLVLLVGQEDIYSQRKIHPNAIRGMFSTIALSYGIPIMQAKDSQEAASLLAIMAKREQEQTSKDFNPHGSRKPMSQKELQEYIVSSLPGVGSGLAKPLLEHFGSVKKVMDASEERLQKVDKIGPNKAKEIRSILDEDY; the protein is encoded by the coding sequence ATGATAAAGAACTTCGAGCCAAGGCTCTATCAGCAGACTGTTGTATCAACTTGCGTAGATTACAATACCCTGGTCATCCTACCCACAGGCATGGGCAAGACTAACATCTTCCTGATGCTTGCTGCCCATAGATTAAGGAACTACCCTAATTCAAAGATCCTTCTTCTCGGACCGACAAGGCCTCTGATTGACCAGTATCTTGATGTCTTCAGGACCAATTTTGATATTGCAGAGGATCAGATGGCTATCTTCACTGGTATGATAAGCCCTGAGAAGCGTCAGAAGCTCTGGCAGTCATCAAAGATAATCTTCTCGACTCCCCAGGGCCTGGAGAATGACCTGATTTCAGGGAAGATCTCTTTGGAGGATGTCTCCTTGATAGGCTTTGATGAGTCCCATCGCGCTGTCGGAGATTATTCTTATGTCTTCATTGCAAAGAATTATTACAATAAGGCGAAGTATCCGAGGATCCTCGGCCTGACTGCTTCTCCCGGCCATGATCTTGAGAAGATCTCTGAGGTCTGCAGGAATCTTTTCATCGAGGAGATTGAGATCAGGACTGAGGATGATCCCGATGTCAAGCCTTATATCCAGGATGTCGCCATCTCATGGGTGAAGGTCGAGCTCCCGGATGATTTCAGGCTTATCCAGAAGAATCTGAAGCACTGCTTTGATTCAAAGCTCCAGACAATAAAGGATAATGGTTACATAAAGGGATTGAAAAGCACTTTGATGGGCAAGAAGGAGCTTCTTTCCATTATGGGCTCTTTGCATAAGGACATCGCGGGCGGCAATAAGGACTTTGATCTCATGCGTGCTGTCTCTCTTCTTGCTGAGGCAATGAAAGTGCAGCATGCTCTTGAGCTTCTTGAGAGCCAGGGCATCACCCCTCTTTTCCAGTACATGGAGAAGCTGAATAATGATGCGAGGACATCTAATGTCAAGGCAGTGCAGAATCTTGTGAGGGATCTCAATTTCAGGACTGCTTATTATCGTGCGAGGGAGCTTTTTGAAAAAGGTGTGGAGCATCCCAAGCTTGAGAGGCTCAGGGAGATGGTCAAGAGCGAACTGTCAAAAGGCCAGGATGTGAAGATCATTGTCTTCAACCAGTTCAGGGACAGCGCCTTGAAGATTGTCAGTGAGCTCAAGAAGATAGATGGGGTGAATCCTGTGCTTTTTGTCGGCCAGATGAAGAAGAAGGATACAGGGATGAGCCAGAAAGAGCAGCAGGAGGTTTTGGAGAAGTTCAGGGACAATGGCTTCAATGTCCTTGTCGCGACTTCTGTTGCTGAGGAAGGCCTTGACATCCCTGCTGTTGACACTGTCATTTTTTACGAGCCAGTCCCCTCTGTCATCAGGACGATCCAGAGGAAGGGCAGGACTGGAAGGCAGGAGAAGGGCAAGGTCTTTGTCCTTATGACAAAAGGCACAAGGGATGAAGGTTATAGATGGAGCGCTCATCATAAGGAGAACAAGATGTACCGCACTTTGCATGAGCTCAAGACCAGCATGAAGCTCAAGAAGCCCAGGAAAGAGGCTCCTTTGGATGGATTCTTGTCTGAAACCCCCCTGTATGTTTATGCTGACCTGCGTGAGAAGGGCTCTGGCATCATGAAAGATCTGATTGGCAAGGGTTTCTCTATCCAGCTCAAGAATCTTGAGGTCGGTGATTATGTCTTGTCTTCAAGATGCGCTGTCGAGATCAAGACTGTGCCTGATTTTGTTGACTCCATTATTGATGGCCGTCTTCTGTCCCAGCTCAAGGAGCTTAAGAAGAATTTTGAGAGGCCTCTTGTCCTGCTTGTCGGCCAGGAGGATATCTATTCCCAGAGGAAGATACACCCTAATGCTATCAGGGGCATGTTTTCTACTATCGCTTTGTCTTATGGCATCCCCATAATGCAGGCAAAGGATTCTCAGGAAGCAGCTTCTCTGCTTGCTATCATGGCAAAGCGCGAGCAGGAGCAGACATCCAAGGATTTCAATCCTCATGGCTCTAGGAAGCCCATGTCTCAGAAGGAATTGCAGGAATATATTGTATCATCCTTGCCTGGCGTCGGCTCAGGTCTCGCTAAACCTTTGCTTGAGCATTTTGGAAGCGTGAAGAAGGTCATGGATGCATCAGAGGAGAGACTGCAGAAAGTCGATAAGATCGGTCCGAATAAGGCTAAGGAGATAAGAAGTATCCTTGATGAGGATTATTGA
- a CDS encoding HEPN domain-containing protein, with product MSHAKNKLRWCLNKAQKELEKGHKHRGIVRTEPSLTRAKEHMTKAEHNLKATLYLNKGGFTDWCSISLFYTIYHCFLSILLKEGFESRNQECTFSLIESLIDDKKINLNKEDIQKVALINAHETTAISLREKYQYNTKTTLENGEYADLLNTAKKILDKTKVIMEE from the coding sequence ATGAGTCACGCAAAGAATAAACTAAGATGGTGCCTCAACAAAGCGCAGAAAGAGCTTGAGAAAGGGCACAAACACAGGGGCATTGTCAGGACAGAGCCAAGCCTGACGAGAGCCAAAGAACACATGACCAAGGCAGAACACAACCTGAAAGCCACATTATACCTAAACAAAGGAGGATTCACAGACTGGTGCTCAATCAGCCTTTTCTACACAATATACCATTGTTTCTTGTCAATACTCTTAAAAGAGGGATTCGAAAGCAGGAACCAGGAATGCACATTCTCCCTGATCGAGTCATTGATCGATGACAAGAAAATAAACCTAAATAAGGAGGATATACAAAAAGTGGCACTCATCAATGCACATGAAACAACAGCAATCAGCCTGAGGGAAAAGTATCAATACAACACAAAAACAACACTGGAAAACGGAGAATATGCAGACCTGCTCAATACAGCAAAAAAAATCCTGGACAAGACCAAGGTAATCATGGAAGAGTAA
- a CDS encoding LysM peptidoglycan-binding domain-containing protein has product MKKIIVLLVLLLIVINVAAQPTEEGTGDDEEETLSDDQLQDFTGISSQGVQAIKSGNTITITRGSVDLSNMNTGSYTVILNSDATYGSTQIKSGPGISISGTTLTNTAGGTPLPLSAIGQASSVEAVSGDGGGFTITGGNAQNQQNPITVKGGGPGSTVEGYDAQHNQVKMSNDLILQADTETTFTTDATGNTVVVSSSDSSETITIVGPMQQTYIRSGDDQGNLGVELYYGGAVGTEGRYTIDDHEIRLPNDRGITPRATYVKENDNDYNLQVYSIGDDSDIRTSSNSHLLLADDSESIQVITLGDTTRLLGPVRVVDENSVEIRMETTQQPVLILDATTGKTYTDMNGAADLTFPRTHGMLAGVHATGQASYTWVDGQGLVRAEEGTDLRIQQLGVQQPQTILTQSHSSDPITLTFGSSPTGLSDGTQVYLNTVPRNDGPIISIQPITGNMGDGVYSIQIAEGQQVFDFNDPLGSMLIGSGVDPTLAGLMGFGGYSASEQFLAYTEPYGPVIQLGPVETPQQVATNTPPQPDPEAPAVSHRPSRSFDVAVGTYDVKSGDTLSHIAQDLSMQTGQTVTWQDLVRMNPNIQERSDRGGDLIFAGEQIFINPGTATEVRQYSAGAGGRIQMSTISTSQMQAINERQREEIRHTTTFDIGNLDLLDTEPTFVTDAHHSEEFLADFEPFQDCGSSSLFCAIGDRSPSSLFRSDALAENLQLGFETTIVDEPLRLRDVSDSIDEYFAEMRQQRADPFAPELIWDQSLWESQWQSQYDFGDDFEQRLDDAMGPMFSYDEPTITNKGLVGDKSIRNAEQRLNTHFSIGDCDFCSADANQFVHDKLEEKYGVTTPVSRGFYVYGVSSEQSNQIMQNMRDWYQEYYRNRVLTGYPYSFLQLRPPTPPPPPEYVDSYPYPPGNGGTA; this is encoded by the coding sequence ATGAAGAAAATCATTGTCCTTCTAGTATTGCTCTTGATTGTCATAAATGTTGCTGCTCAGCCAACAGAAGAAGGGACAGGAGATGATGAAGAGGAGACACTTTCTGATGACCAACTTCAAGATTTTACCGGAATCAGTTCTCAAGGGGTACAGGCAATAAAATCAGGCAATACAATAACAATAACTAGAGGAAGCGTAGACCTTTCTAATATGAACACAGGAAGCTACACAGTTATCCTTAATTCAGATGCAACCTATGGTAGCACACAGATAAAGAGCGGTCCAGGAATATCAATATCAGGAACAACATTGACAAACACAGCTGGTGGGACTCCTCTCCCATTATCTGCTATAGGACAGGCATCATCAGTTGAGGCTGTTAGTGGTGATGGTGGCGGATTTACAATAACAGGTGGAAACGCACAAAACCAACAGAATCCCATCACTGTGAAAGGGGGCGGACCCGGATCAACTGTTGAAGGATATGATGCACAGCATAATCAAGTAAAGATGAGCAATGATCTTATCCTTCAAGCTGATACAGAGACAACATTTACCACAGATGCAACAGGGAACACAGTTGTAGTAAGCTCCTCTGACAGTTCTGAGACAATCACAATCGTCGGACCAATGCAGCAGACTTATATCAGATCAGGAGATGATCAAGGTAATCTTGGAGTTGAGTTATATTATGGTGGTGCAGTTGGCACTGAAGGAAGATACACAATAGATGATCATGAGATAAGACTCCCAAATGATAGGGGCATCACACCAAGAGCGACTTATGTAAAAGAGAATGACAATGATTATAATCTTCAAGTATATTCAATAGGTGATGACTCAGATATCAGGACTTCAAGCAACAGCCATTTGCTTCTGGCAGATGATTCAGAGTCAATACAAGTCATAACCCTAGGAGATACAACAAGACTCTTAGGACCTGTGAGAGTTGTCGATGAGAATAGTGTTGAGATAAGGATGGAGACAACGCAGCAACCTGTCCTGATTTTAGATGCAACCACTGGGAAAACATATACGGATATGAATGGGGCAGCAGATCTCACATTCCCTAGAACACACGGAATGCTGGCGGGGGTGCATGCAACCGGACAGGCATCATACACCTGGGTTGATGGACAAGGGCTTGTAAGGGCAGAAGAAGGAACAGATCTCAGGATACAACAGTTAGGAGTCCAGCAACCTCAAACAATACTCACACAAAGCCATTCATCTGATCCGATAACATTGACTTTCGGATCATCCCCAACAGGATTAAGTGATGGTACTCAAGTCTATCTCAATACTGTACCTAGAAATGATGGGCCCATAATTTCAATACAGCCCATAACAGGCAATATGGGAGATGGGGTATATTCAATTCAGATAGCAGAAGGCCAACAAGTATTTGATTTCAATGATCCTCTGGGCAGTATGTTGATTGGTTCAGGTGTAGATCCGACACTGGCGGGTCTAATGGGTTTTGGAGGATACAGCGCCAGTGAACAGTTCTTAGCCTATACAGAACCATACGGGCCCGTGATACAACTAGGGCCAGTAGAAACTCCTCAACAGGTGGCAACAAACACACCACCTCAACCTGATCCTGAAGCCCCAGCTGTTTCACACAGGCCATCAAGATCATTTGATGTGGCAGTCGGGACTTACGATGTCAAATCAGGGGACACATTATCACACATTGCACAAGATCTAAGCATGCAAACAGGACAAACAGTGACATGGCAGGACCTTGTCAGAATGAATCCTAATATCCAGGAGAGAAGCGATAGAGGAGGAGACCTTATCTTTGCAGGAGAGCAGATATTTATAAACCCCGGGACAGCAACAGAAGTTAGACAGTACTCGGCTGGTGCGGGGGGGAGGATTCAGATGAGCACGATCTCAACCTCGCAAATGCAAGCCATCAATGAAAGACAAAGAGAGGAAATAAGGCATACCACAACATTCGACATCGGGAACCTAGACCTACTTGACACAGAGCCTACATTTGTGACTGATGCACATCACTCAGAGGAGTTCCTCGCAGATTTTGAGCCATTCCAGGACTGCGGGTCATCCAGCCTATTCTGCGCCATTGGAGACAGATCACCATCTTCACTCTTCAGGTCTGATGCATTAGCAGAAAATCTTCAATTAGGATTTGAGACCACGATAGTAGATGAGCCACTAAGACTGAGAGATGTTTCTGATTCAATTGATGAATATTTTGCAGAAATGAGACAGCAGCGAGCTGACCCTTTTGCACCTGAATTAATATGGGATCAATCATTATGGGAGTCACAGTGGCAATCACAATATGATTTCGGCGATGATTTCGAGCAAAGACTTGATGATGCAATGGGGCCAATGTTCTCATATGATGAACCTACAATAACCAATAAAGGACTAGTGGGAGACAAATCAATAAGAAATGCAGAACAAAGACTAAACACTCATTTCTCAATCGGAGATTGCGATTTCTGCTCAGCAGATGCAAACCAATTTGTGCATGACAAGCTAGAGGAAAAATATGGGGTAACAACTCCTGTATCAAGAGGTTTCTATGTATATGGTGTCTCATCTGAACAATCTAACCAGATCATGCAAAACATGAGGGATTGGTATCAAGAATATTATAGGAATAGAGTGCTCACAGGATATCCTTATTCATTCCTTCAATTGAGGCCTCCAACCCCCCCGCCACCACCTGAGTATGTTGATTCGTACCCATACCCGCCAGGAAATGGCGGTACAGCCTAA